The genomic interval ACATTCTTACCATGTGAAAAGTGCTCGATTTTTTGAGGGACTCCATCGCGCTCAACGATGAAATCTTCGGGTTGAAGATCCGTTACGAGCTTGCCGTCGGAATCGGTTACCGTTGATGTAACCTCTTGAAGCACTACATCAACTTTTAATGTTTGCGCGTTTAGGGCCGGTCCGGCGAAGAGGACAAAGCCGAGGAACACCATGATAGACGTGCGCTTGACGGACGAAATCTCTCGTAATGCGATTTCTCTCACTACGGGACGTTCTAAGCTATGCCTGAGACAAAACGGGTCCGTTCCTCTCGAAAAAGCGCGCGGAGATCGCGCCGAAGATGAATCCGCCGACGTGCGCGGCATAAGCGACGCCCCCGGACTGGACGGCCGCTACGGCGCCCACCTGGCTGAAGAGCTGGATGATAAACCAGAGTCCGATCAGCAACGAGGCCGGAATCATAGTTGTGCGGATAAAGATGAATATCACGAGCAGAACGCGTATCCGATCTCTGGGATATGTAATCAAGAAGGCGCCCATCACGCCGGCGATGGCGCCGCTTGCACCGAGATTCGGAACCTGCGAGGAGGGCGCCATGAGGATCTGCGCCAGAGTGGCGGCGATTCCGCTGAGCAGGTAGA from Terriglobia bacterium carries:
- a CDS encoding rhomboid family intramembrane serine protease — protein: MTLIPLTDISRRPARYPAMTTALILMNVLVFVLEIMGGASFVQQWSVIPAVIVSGRSWLTIFSAMFMHGGWMHIIGNMVFLHAFGPEVEDAMGRLRYLIFYLLSGIAATLAQILMAPSSQVPNLGASGAIAGVMGAFLITYPRDRIRVLLVIFIFIRTTMIPASLLIGLWFIIQLFSQVGAVAAVQSGGVAYAAHVGGFIFGAISARFFERNGPVLSQA